A region of Mycoplasmopsis bovirhinis DNA encodes the following proteins:
- the msrB gene encoding peptide-methionine (R)-S-oxide reductase MsrB → MKKRKDLSHLTDLQYKITQEGYTEKPFENEYDKHFEKGIYVDIVDGTALFISSDKFDSGCGWPAFSKPINDSVISEFKDLSHNMVRTEVKSTIANSHLGHVFNDGPRDKGGLRYCINSGSLRFIAFEDLDKEGYSEYKKLFK, encoded by the coding sequence ATGAAAAAAAGAAAAGACTTAAGTCATTTAACTGACTTACAATATAAAATAACCCAAGAAGGATACACTGAAAAACCTTTTGAAAATGAATATGATAAACATTTTGAAAAAGGAATTTATGTTGACATTGTTGATGGCACTGCGCTCTTTATCTCAAGTGATAAATTTGATTCAGGATGTGGTTGACCTGCATTTAGTAAACCAATTAATGATTCTGTAATTTCTGAATTTAAGGACTTATCACATAATATGGTCAGAACTGAAGTTAAAAGCACTATTGCCAATTCACATTTAGGACATGTTTTTAATGATGGCCCAAGAGATAAAGGGGGTTTAAGATATTGCATTAATTCTGGGTCTTTAAGATTTATAGCTTTTGAAGATTTAGATAAAGAAGGCTACTCAGAATACAAGAAATTATTCAAATAA
- the pgmB gene encoding beta-phosphoglucomutase encodes MVKGFIFDLDGVITDTAILHFESWKHKVKDLGIDYTEADNEQLRGIPRLETLKEIIKLKKPELQLTQQQLITIADAKNEYYKSLLETQITQTSILPGVLEFLNKAKANGIKLAIASSSYNGPTILKKLGIYDYFDFIVNPGDVKHGKPAPDIFLQAAKGINLDPSQCLGFEDAPAGLQAIKDAKMHSVVITHNSKEDFSGADLILTYTNELDFDNLISFFDQKTKL; translated from the coding sequence GTGGTTAAGGGTTTTATTTTTGACCTTGATGGTGTAATTACTGATACAGCTATTTTACACTTTGAATCATGAAAACACAAAGTTAAAGATTTAGGTATTGATTATACTGAGGCAGATAATGAACAACTAAGAGGAATTCCACGCCTTGAAACTTTAAAAGAAATAATTAAACTAAAAAAACCTGAGTTACAATTGACTCAACAACAACTTATAACAATTGCAGATGCAAAAAATGAGTATTATAAAAGCTTATTAGAAACACAAATTACTCAAACTTCAATTCTTCCAGGAGTCTTAGAATTTTTAAACAAAGCAAAAGCTAATGGTATTAAATTAGCAATTGCTTCAAGCAGTTATAATGGACCAACTATCTTAAAAAAACTAGGTATTTATGACTATTTTGATTTTATCGTTAATCCTGGTGATGTTAAACATGGCAAACCTGCTCCAGATATTTTCTTACAAGCAGCTAAAGGAATCAATTTAGATCCAAGTCAATGTCTTGGTTTTGAAGATGCGCCAGCAGGATTACAAGCTATTAAAGATGCAAAAATGCATTCAGTAGTAATTACCCATAATTCTAAAGAAGATTTTAGTGGCGCAGACTTAATCTTGACTTACACAAATGAATTAGATTTTGATAATCTTATTTCATTCTTTGATCAAAAAACTAAGCTTTAA
- a CDS encoding sigma factor-like helix-turn-helix DNA-binding protein: MQHKDLDKIQEYTVLYEQYKNLLTQTQRQVFELYYYQDLSYSEIAKIMATSRSAAYDAVKKALAKLSKLNQEIYKNKYNK, translated from the coding sequence ATGCAACATAAAGATCTTGATAAAATACAAGAATATACTGTTTTATATGAACAATATAAAAATTTACTAACTCAAACTCAAAGACAAGTCTTCGAACTATATTATTATCAAGATCTTTCATATAGCGAAATAGCAAAGATCATGGCAACAAGCCGCTCTGCTGCTTATGATGCGGTTAAAAAAGCTTTAGCTAAACTTAGTAAATTAAATCAAGAAATTTATAAAAATAAATACAACAAATAA
- a CDS encoding restriction endonuclease subunit S has protein sequence MNKIEKLINELCPGGVKEVKLSDIGVCSKGKQLNKDKLHKEGYPVINGGINPSGYWNEYNFDKNKITISQGGASAGYVNWQTTKFWAGAHCYVITDVNQAVNYKYLFYIIKNKQDELMKFNKYAAAIPGIKIDTIINLTIPLPPRAIQDEIVKILDNFTELTTELTTELTTELKDRIKQYEYYRDKLLSFDDSKVKVEYKPLKELCSITTGKLNAKDAVDAGIYPFFTCHAKPYSINEYAFDTEAILLSGNGNIGHTNYYNGKFNAYQRTYVLHNFIEVNPKFLLHYINNSFKDYISQKSLNGVISYITLPILQEFSVPIPPLPVQDRIAKVLDNFEKICKDLKIGLPSEIQLRQKQYEYYRNLLLSFNIDDIKRERERR, from the coding sequence ATGAATAAAATAGAAAAGCTTATTAATGAGTTATGTCCTGGTGGGGTAAAAGAAGTAAAGTTATCAGATATCGGAGTTTGCTCAAAAGGAAAGCAATTAAATAAAGATAAACTTCATAAAGAAGGATATCCAGTTATTAATGGCGGAATAAACCCTTCTGGATATTGAAATGAATATAATTTTGATAAAAACAAAATTACAATTTCACAAGGAGGTGCATCTGCAGGGTATGTTAATTGACAAACAACTAAGTTTTGAGCTGGTGCTCATTGCTACGTAATAACAGATGTTAATCAAGCAGTAAATTACAAATATTTATTTTATATTATTAAAAACAAACAAGATGAATTAATGAAATTTAATAAATATGCAGCAGCAATTCCTGGCATAAAAATTGATACCATCATAAATCTAACTATCCCACTCCCGCCCCGCGCGATTCAAGACGAAATTGTCAAAATTCTTGACAATTTCACAGAGCTTACAACAGAGCTTACAACAGAGCTTACAACAGAGCTTAAGGACAGAATTAAGCAATATGAGTATTATAGGGATAAACTTTTATCTTTTGATGATTCAAAAGTTAAGGTTGAGTATAAACCACTAAAAGAATTATGTTCAATAACAACTGGTAAATTGAATGCTAAAGATGCAGTTGATGCAGGAATATATCCATTTTTTACTTGTCATGCAAAACCATATTCTATTAATGAATATGCTTTTGATACTGAGGCCATCTTGCTTTCTGGTAATGGTAATATAGGACATACAAATTATTATAATGGTAAATTTAATGCATATCAAAGGACTTATGTTTTACATAATTTTATTGAAGTAAATCCTAAATTTTTATTGCATTACATAAATAATTCCTTTAAGGATTATATTAGCCAAAAATCACTAAATGGAGTAATATCATATATTACACTTCCAATTTTACAAGAATTCAGTGTACCCATCCCGCCCCTTCCAGTACAAGACAGAATTGCGAAAGTTTTAGACAATTTTGAAAAGATATGTAAAGATCTCAAAATTGGCCTGCCTTCTGAAATACAATTAAGACAAAAACAATATGAATATTATCGCAATCTCTTATTATCATTTAATATAGATGATATTAAGAGAGAGAGAGAGAGACGATAA
- the ftsY gene encoding signal recognition particle-docking protein FtsY translates to MGFFKNLINKVFKKENKDVDTLKEELKQEHQKEVLNSKKFKKYELGLESSSSFGKKLLEIQNKYNHIDEEFFEELEELLIMSDINLKLVDVIIEKIKLEVKTNNLDDPKLIGELIADQLFVIYTGNTITNTNLNFQDGRLNVFIFVGVNGSGKTTSIAKMAHKYIKQGKKVLIAAADTFRAGAVNQLSIWATRVGAQIIKPQKEAADPSSVVFEALEKATEENYDLLIIDTAGRLQNKVNLMNELSKMVGIIQRFIPDAPHESLLVLDATTGQNGLSQAKSFKEIANLTGVILTKLDGTSKGGIVLSIKDEYNLDVKYIGLGEQVDDFQEFDLDLFIYQLTKDLINAT, encoded by the coding sequence ATGGGATTTTTTAAAAATTTAATTAATAAAGTTTTCAAAAAAGAAAACAAAGATGTCGATACACTCAAAGAAGAATTAAAACAAGAACACCAAAAAGAAGTTTTAAATAGCAAGAAATTCAAAAAATATGAATTAGGTCTTGAAAGTAGTTCAAGCTTTGGTAAAAAACTCTTAGAAATTCAAAATAAATATAATCATATTGATGAAGAGTTTTTTGAAGAGTTAGAAGAACTTTTAATCATGTCAGATATTAATCTGAAATTAGTTGATGTTATTATTGAAAAAATTAAATTGGAAGTAAAAACTAATAATTTAGATGATCCTAAACTAATTGGTGAATTAATAGCTGATCAATTATTTGTTATTTATACTGGTAATACTATCACTAACACTAATTTAAATTTTCAAGACGGTAGGTTGAATGTTTTTATCTTTGTTGGAGTTAATGGTTCAGGCAAAACTACTTCAATTGCCAAAATGGCACATAAATATATCAAACAAGGTAAAAAAGTTTTAATTGCTGCTGCTGATACCTTCCGTGCGGGCGCTGTTAACCAACTTAGTATTTGAGCAACTAGAGTAGGAGCACAAATCATTAAACCACAAAAAGAAGCAGCTGACCCTTCTTCGGTAGTTTTTGAAGCTTTAGAAAAAGCTACTGAAGAAAACTATGATCTTTTAATTATAGATACAGCTGGAAGATTACAAAACAAAGTTAACTTAATGAATGAGCTTTCTAAAATGGTTGGAATTATCCAAAGATTTATTCCAGATGCACCACATGAATCATTACTTGTTTTAGATGCAACTACTGGCCAAAATGGTCTATCTCAAGCTAAGAGTTTTAAAGAAATTGCTAATTTAACGGGTGTTATTTTAACTAAACTTGATGGAACTTCTAAAGGTGGAATTGTCCTTTCAATTAAAGATGAGTATAACTTAGATGTTAAATACATTGGTCTTGGAGAACAAGTTGATGATTTCCAAGAATTTGACTTAGATCTTTTTATTTACCAACTCACTAAGGATTTAATTAATGCAACATAA
- a CDS encoding restriction endonuclease subunit S, with product MILRERERDDNSGLSKLLEYVFGLDLMSYGYKINFDKLSNVAKCVKGKQLNKNKLLPEGYPVYNGGVTPTGYWNEYNFHENKITIAQGGSAGFVTWQNTKFWASAHLYVISECNDILNYKYLYYVIKNNQEYLMEQKHGTTIPALSMDVVNNLIIPIPPLSLQNQIVAILDNFSTYTNNLTQGLPAEITLRQKQYEYYRNKLLSFNKVS from the coding sequence ATGATATTAAGAGAGAGAGAGAGAGACGATAATTCTGGATTAAGTAAATTACTTGAATATGTCTTTGGTTTAGATTTAATGAGTTATGGGTATAAAATTAACTTTGATAAACTTAGCAATGTTGCTAAGTGTGTCAAAGGTAAGCAACTTAATAAAAATAAATTACTGCCAGAAGGTTATCCAGTATACAATGGAGGAGTAACCCCAACTGGTTATTGAAATGAATATAATTTTCATGAAAATAAAATTACTATTGCTCAAGGTGGATCAGCTGGCTTTGTAACTTGACAAAATACCAAGTTTTGAGCCAGCGCTCATTTATATGTTATAAGTGAATGTAATGATATTCTTAATTACAAATATTTATACTATGTAATTAAGAATAATCAAGAATATTTAATGGAGCAAAAACATGGTACAACAATCCCTGCATTATCCATGGATGTTGTTAATAACCTAATTATCCCTATCCCACCTCTATCACTCCAAAACCAAATAGTTGCGATCTTAGACAATTTTTCAACCTACACAAACAACCTAACTCAAGGTTTGCCAGCTGAAATAACCCTTCGGCAAAAACAATATGAATATTATCGAAACAAACTTTTAAGTTTTAATAAGGTAAGTTAA